GGAGGTCTGCGACGGCGCCACGGCGGCCTGCCCGGCGGACGCGGCGGCGCCCGCGGGCACCCTCTGCCGCATGATGGCGGGCCTCTGCGACACCCCCGAGGTGTGCGACGGCGTCGCCACCGCCTGTCCGATGGACCTCGTCGTCCCGGCGGGGACCGAGTGCCGCGCCTCCACCGGGTCCTGCGATCCGGCGGAGATCTGCGACGGGGCGGCGGCGGGGTGCCCGATGGACGCGCTCGCGGCCGACGGCGCCGCGTGCGACGACGGGCTCAACTGCAACGAAGGCGAGACCTGCACCGCTGGCGCCTGCGGCGGCGGAGCGGGCACCGACTGTGACGACGGCGACGTCTGCACGGCCGACATGTGCGCGGAGCCCGACGGATGCGCCAACGAGCCCATCGCCGGCTGCTGCACCGACGCCCTCGACTGCGACGACGGCGACGAGTGCACCGCCGACGCCTGCGGCGGCGACAACACCTGCACCAACGACCCCATCCCGGGCTGCGGCGCGACCGACGGTGGCGTCGACGACGACGGCGGCGTCGATGACGACGGCGGCGTCGTGGGCGGCGACGGCGGGGTCGGCGGCGGCGACGCGGGCACCCCTCCCACGCCCTCCGACGCGGGCTGCGGCTGCTCCGTGCCCGGCACCGAAGGGCGCGCGGCGCGAGGCGGCCTCCTCGGCCTCTTCCTGCTCGGTCTCTTCCTCGCGCGGCGACGCCGCCAGCGCTGACCTCGTGGCCACTCCCCGGCGTCCTGGCCGGGGAGCGGCTGCCTTCGCTCGCTCGAAGCGCTCTTCGCGCCGAAGGGTGAACGTGGTGCGCCTACATCACGCCTCGACCGGCGTGGGCTCGTCGGTGACGACCGGCTCGTCAGGGGCGGGCGGGACCGGGGCCTCCGGGGTGGGCGCCTCGGGCTCCTCCTCGCGGCCGCCATTGGTGGCGCTGCGGCGGTGTCGGTCGAGGGGCGCCATCGCGCGCTGGAATGCGGCGACGCTCTCCTCGTCGTCGGTGTCCACCCAGCCGACCATCGCGCGGCCGTAGGCGGCGATGGCCTCCGCGAGGGCGGTGATCTGCGTGGAGACCGCGCGGCTGTCGGGCACGGCGATGGCGGTCTCACCGACCCCGAGCGCCTCGCCGAACGACGCGTGCTGTGCGCGGATGAAGGGGAGGAACGTGGGTCCGACGAGCTCGTCGATCTCCGCCTCGAGCTCCTGCTCCTCGATGCGGCGGAGGAGGTTGTCGCTCGTGGTGTAGAGCTCGGTGAACTCCCCGGTGACGAACTTGGTGCCCTGCGGAAGCAGGCGCACGCGGAGCGAGGCGGCGCGCGCCTGGTCATCGCCGCTGCTGATGCGGATGAGGCCGTCGAGGCGCATGCGCGCGCCGACGTAGCCGCCACCGAGCCGCGAGGCGATGCCGCGCAAGGCCGAGCCCGACGGCCGCAGGCGGTCTCGGGTGATCTCTTGCAGCCGCACGACCTCGCCGCGCATGAGCTCGAGCGCCTTGCGCGGGCGGGCCGCCTCGATGCCGGCCGCGGCGGTGATGAGCTGCATGCCCAGCACGGCGCCGTCGGCGGCGCTGAAGCGGGTGGGGGTGACGTAGTGAGAGAAGTCGGAGATCGACATGGCTTGGCCTCTTCCATCGGGCGCCGCCCCGGCACCCGACCCCATGTCGGCCCCCCGCGCGACGCGTTGCACCCTGCATCGGAGTGCTCGCGCGCCGGTTTCCTGGTGAATCCCGAAAAAACGCCAATGCACTGCGTTTTTCCGGCGAGGTCGCTCGAAAATTCGAGCCCTCGCGCGTTCCAGGTCGAGCAGCGCTCGAAAATCACAGAGGCGAGGCGATCGCGGGCGAAGATCTCCGGAGAATCGCGCCGCAGTGCGAAAACGAAGCTGAGAATCATCGAAAATCGCTGCGACTTCGCGTTCTCGTATCTTCGAAGCTACACAAATCGACGCGCGGCTCAGATTTTTTTCGGATTCTCGTCCCCAAACGACGGCCAGCGCAGTTTGAAATGCGGCCGAGCAGCTGGGAAGACCCGCTCCAGCTCTACGAGTCCGACGCCCGAGTGGGAACGACAGACGCCGGCGAAAACGGCGCGAAGTTGGCTCTGGCTCGAAGCGGAGGCGTGATCAGAATCGCGCAGCCCGGCGCCCGCCACCCCTCCGCCTCCCCCGGTTCGGGTCTTGCGCGTCGCCGACCCCGGTTCGGGTCTCGCGCGCACCACGTGTCGTGCTCGCACCACGTGTCTTGCTCGCACCACCAGCTGGCGGGGCCTCCGCCGGTCGTCAGGCCCGCGGCGCCGCATCGACGAGCGCCAACGCCTCGCCCTCCGGCAGGTTGGCCAGAGCGTCCCCGGGTCGGAGCGCCAGCTCCTCTCCGGCGCGCACGAACGTGTGGGGCGAGCCCACGCTCCAGACCTGCCCTCGGCCGCGCGCATGCTCGCGGAAGGCCCCGCGGATCGTGTGCTCGAACCACACGTCGACCGGCCCCGCAGCACCCTCGCGGAGGCTCGGGCCCGATTGATCGGGGCTGGGCGGACTGCTGATCACCCTCTCCAACGTCGTCAGAATGCACGTTCCGCGAAACCGCCAGGGCCGAGGCGCGCCGAAGGAGCGGGGGCCGCGTGTGGTGCGTCGCCGAGGACCGCGTGATGCGGCTCTCGCGTTGAAGGCGGCGTGCGGGCTGCGTTCCGCGGCGCGATGCACGTCCTGACGACCTCCGCTACCCTGGAGGCATGACACGCTTTGCTTTCATGCTGATCGTCCTCACCGGCCTCGCCTGCTCCTCCCCCAACGGCGACTCCGACTTCGGAGAGTGCGCCCCGGTCGACGGCCCGACCTGCCCGGCCGCCGACCAGGAGCGCCCGGCGGTGCGCGGCCTGGGGCCGCTCGCCCCCGACCGCTTCGAGGGCTCGGTCCTCTCCGTGATGGAGGGCCGTGTCCAGGTGCAGGGCCCCGAGACCGCGCACTGGCTGAACGCGCCGGGCGCCACGCGCGACGAGCTCGCCCCGTACGACGGTGTCGACGTGCTCGTCGACGTCTCGGACCCCCAGGCGCACACCGTGACCGAGCGGGACGGGGGCGTCGTGATCCTCGCGTCGGACGGGCCGACCCCGATGCCCACCGATGGGAGCTCGCCGGCGACCCCGCCCCGCCTCCTCGAGCTGGGGGGCTGGACGCTCACCGGGGTCGAGCGGCGCTGCGGCTGGGCGCACGACTACTACGCGTCCTTCTGCCCGCCGCACCTCTACGGCGTCTACGACCTGCTGCTCACCCACGAGAGCGGGGAGACCGTGCGGCTCGCCCAGGGAGAGACGCTGACGCTCGAGGGGCCGTCGGGCAGCTATCGCGCGTTCCTCCGCGAGGCGACCCAGCTCGAGGACGACTTCGGCGAGGACTGCGCCCGCTGCGCCGACCTGCCGACCTACGGCATCGAGATCGTCTACGTGCGCGTCTCGGGGTGATCGATCAGCGTCTCGACGCCTCGCCCGTGCAGGGGGACACCCTGGAGCTTTCGACGGCGTCCCGCACACCTCGCCGCGCGGCGCCCCGACCTCGCTCGTGCGCCTCCCGCCCGCGCCCCGGTGACCAGGCCGTGCCGTAGGCGAGTCTTCAGCTTCAACGGGAAGGGGGCGGTTCAGGTCTTGCCGCCTCGATCGACCTCCGCCTCGATCCACCGCGCGAAGGCCTCGACCTTGGGAGAGCGCTCGTCCGGCAAGACGAGGCGATAGGCGCCGCCCTCGAGGCGGACATCGGGGTGCGAGGGGACGAGCCACCCTCGCGCGACCGCGTCGCCCACCAGGACCTCGCTGACGAGCGCGAGTCCTCGCGCGGCGAGCGCCGCCTGCACGACGTGGTGCTCGTCTGCGAACGAGATGAGCGGGCCTCGCCCTGGGACACCCGCGAGGTCGAGCCACGCGTCCCAGCTCGGAATCTCCGGCGTCGCCTCCCGGAAGCGCGCCTCCAGTCGCGGCACCTCGGCGCCCTCGGCGGCGCGCTGGACGACCTCGGGCGTCCCGTACACCCCGATCCGCTCGGTCAGCAGCGCTTGCTCTCCCGAGCACGCGCCATAGCGGATCGCGAGATCGATCCGACCCTCGCGGGTGAGGGAGACGGCGCGCGTCGTCGCGTGGATGTCGACGTCGATGTCCGGGTGAGCCTCGCGAAAGCTCACCAGCCGCGGCGCGAGCCACAGGGCGCCGAAGGCCGGCGTGACGCTGACGGTGAGGACTCGGGCGTAGGCGTCCAGCGCCTCGGCGGCGTCGAGGAGGCCCGCGAGCGCCTCGTGAGCCGCCTCGAACAGCTCGCGCCCCGACCGGGTGAGCGCGACCCCGCGTGTCCCGCGTTCGAAGAGCGCGACGCCGAAGTGCTCCTCCAGCGCTCTCACCTGCCGCGAGACGGCTGGCGCCGTCACGGACAGCTCTTGGGCCGCGGACTTGAAGGAGCCGTGCCGCGCGGCGGCCTCGAAGGTCCGGAGGGCCGTGAGGGAGGGCAGACGGGAGAACATGAGGGAACCCGTGGGTGAGGATTTGTGCGGTCGTCACCTCCCGCCGCGCGCTTCAGAGATCGCGTCGAGGAGGAGTCATGCAGAGGACACGGAAGATCTTACGCGTCGACGCCAGCGTGCGCGTCGACAACTCGCTCTCGAGAGGGCTGGGTGATCGGTTCCTGTCGGCCTGGCGGAGGGCGCGACCCCACGACGTCTTGACCCTGCGCGACGTCGGGACGCAGCCGCCCGAGGCCATCTCGAGCGCCTGGGTGACGGCGGCCTTCACTCCCGAATCCGAGCGCACGCCGGGGCAGCGCCGCCTGCTCGAACCCTCGGATCGCATGATCGGGGAGCTGAGGGAGGCCGACGTGCTCGTCATCTGCACGCCCATGTACAACTACGGCATGCCCTCCGCGCTCAAGGCGTGGGTCGATCAGATCATTCGCATCGGCGAGACGTTCACCTTCGATCGCGCCCGTGGGGACTTCCCCCTGCGGCCCATTCTCGGGGGCAAGACGCTCGCGATCTTCACCGCGTCCGGCGAGTTCGGTTTCGAGCCGGGCGGCGTTCGAGCCGGGATGAACCACCTCACGCCGCACCTCGAGACGCTGTCGGGATACCTCGGCGCCGACGCGGTGCATCACGTCGGCATCGAGTACCAGGAGTTCGACGACGATCGGCACCGACTCTCGGTGTCACGCGCCCACGCGTCGGCGCAGGCGTTGGGCGAGCGGCTCTCCGCCCAGCCTACCGACCTGGTCGCCGCAGGCTGAGGGCGCACCGCGCTCGAGGCCGCATCGCTCGGGGACGCTGCGGGCGCGTCGCTACACATCGGGGCGCAATAAGTATTGTCTCTGGCCCCGGCTCCTTGCCGCCCCGTCCGTGCCTCAGCGAACGACGACCGGCGCCCAGATGGCGGAGTGGCCCTCCGCGTCGGGCTGTCCGTCCGCGACGAAGTAGTACGCGGCGAGGCTCTGCCGCGTGACGCCATCCGGGCAGGTCAGCGGCGTGGGGTGACCGTGCCAGTGGTCGTCGCCGTGCTCGAAGACGACGAGCCTCCCCGGGGCTGGCGCGATCTTCGCCTCGCAGCGCTCGAGCGAGGCGTCCCACAGCTCGAGGTGCCCGCCCCACGTGTCGTCCCACGTCTCCACGAGGAACAGGACGATGCTCAACCGGCGAGCCAGCCCGCGGGCGCGGTCGCGATCGAAGTCGGCGTGCAGCGCGAGGTGCCCGCCCGGGACCGTGAGGTGGAGCCCGGCGCCCGTGAAGAAGGGGTCCGGGATCAGGCCCCGGATCCCGGTGAGGCGCTCCAGCATCTGCAGGAACACCATGCCGTTGACCTCGTTGAGGAGATGCCGAACGCGCGGATCCACGCCTCGAAAGGCGCGGCGCTGGAGCTGGCCGAAGCGCCCCGACTGCTCCTCGTAGTCGCGGCGGCGGAAGTCGGGGTGGTCGGCGCCGGGGAACGCGCGCGCCGCCTCCGTGACGACCTCTGGTGGCAAGAGGCCGTCGATCACGGCGTGCGGGAACGGCCGGGCGCGCGCCCAGCGCTCACGCGCCGCCGACGCTGCGGCCAGGAGCGGCGCTCGCTCGAAGAAGTGCGGCGAGCGATCCATCGCCGAGGATCTACCGCCGCCGTCCCCGCGCGTCGAACGCCCCCGCCTCCTCGATCGCGACCCGCCGAGGACCAGGCGAGGGTGTTGCTGCGGCCGGCGCTGGTTCTCTATCCTCGGACCGGTGAACGGGCGCCGGGGGTGGGTGGGTCGCGCGGGAACCCGTCCGCTACACGCGGTCGGTTGGGGGCTGCTGTGGATCGTCTGCGTGGGCTGCGAGGACGGCGCGCGAATGCCCGACGCGGTCTTCGTCGAGGAGCCGGCGGGGGAGTCGTGGGCGTCGGTCGAGGCGCGCGCGGCGCTCGATGACCGCGGCGAGGTCGTGCGCTCGTCGAGCTTCGGCTTCGCGCGCGGGCCGGTGTGGCTGCGCGTCGCGCTGCCCCCGACCCGCGTGCCCGGCGTGCTCGAGGTCGCCTATCCCACGCTCGATCGCGTCGACGTGTGGGTCGGCGGCGATCACTGGCGGGTGGGCGATCGGCAGCCGTTCGCCGAGCGCCCCATCGCCCACCCGACCTACGCGTTCCCCGTCGCGCCCGGCGAGCGGGTCGCGCTCGTCCGCGCGCAGTCCGCCGGCGCGCTCGCGGTCCCGATCCGCCACTGGACCCGCGCGGCCTTCGAGCGGCACGCGGCCACGATGCCGCTCGGGCTCGGCTTCTTCTACGGGTTCCTCCTCGCGCTCGCGCTCTACAACGCCTTCCTCGCCGTCTCGCTCCGCTCCCGGGCCTACGCGTACTACGCGATCTGGCTCGGCGCGCTGGTGCTGTCGCAGGCGGGCTTCGCCGGCCACACGGGGATGTGGCTCTGGCCCGCCTGGCCGTGGGCGATCAACGCGCTGCCCACCGTCTTCCTCTGCATCTCGGCCGGCTCCGGGAACCTCTTCCTGCTGGCGATGCTCGATCTCCACCGCGCGGCCCCGCGCTCGGCGAAGGTCATCCACGGGCTCGCGCTCGCCTTCTACGCCGCCGGGCTCGGTCTCTTGGTCGCCTACGACGTCGTCGTCCCGGTCGTGCTCGCCCTCGGCATCGCCGACATCGCGACGCTCGCCGTGGTGCTCGTCGCCGCGGTGCGCCGGCGGCAGCGGGCCGCGTACTTCCTGGCCTTCGGCGCGCTGTGCTTCTTGCCGTGGTACGGCGTCTTCGCGCTCGCCACCCAGGGGCTGATCCCGATGGGGTTCTGGGTCCGCCACGGGCTCAAGGTGGGCACCTGCCTCGAGGCGCTGATCCTGGCGTTCGCGCTGGCCGACAGGGTGCGAATCCTCGAGCGAGCCAAGCTGGCCGCGCAGCGAGCCCTGTCACGCGGGCTGCTCGTCGCCCAGGACGACGAGCGGCGTCGCGTCGCCTGTGAGCTCCACGACGGAGTCGGCCAGTCGCTCACCGCGCTGTCGGCGGTCCTCGACGGCGAGCCGGGCGAGCGGGCGCGCGAGTGCGTGGAGGAGGTGCGACGCGTGGCCCACGAGCTCCACCCCGACCGCCTGGACCGCCTCGGGCTGCGCGCCGCGTGCGAGCGGGTGGTCGAGGAGACGCTCGACCGCGCCGGGCTGGAGTACGAGCACGAGCTCTCGAACATCGACGACCGGGTCGCCCCGCCGGTCGCGCTCCACGTCTACCGCGTCCTCCAGGAGGCGCTCACGAACGTGGTGCGCCACGCGGAGGCGTCGTGGGCCCGGGTGACGCTGGGCCGCGAGGATCGGTGGGTGGTGCTCCGGGTCGAGGACGACGGCCGCGGCCTGGGCGATGGCCCGCGCGGGCTCGGGCTCTCGTCGATGGAGGCGCGCGCGCGTGCTTCGGAGGGGCGGATCGTCATCGGCGCCGGCGCCGCGGGTGGCACGGTCGTGGCGCTCTTCGTCCCGACGTGGGAGGCGGCGTGACGCGGATCTTGATCGCCGACGACCACCCGATCGTGCGGGACGGGCTCCGCGCGATCCTCGAGGCGGAGCGGGACCTCGAGGTCGTCCACGAGCTCGGAGACGGCGGCGCGGTGCTCGATCACGCGGCGGACGTCGACGTGGCCATCCTGGACATCTCGCTGCCCGGGCCGAGCGGGCTCGAGCTGCTGAGGCGCTGGCCGGAGGGCGGGCCGCCGGTGGTCGTGCTGACGATGCACGCGGAGTACGCGGCGACCGCGTTCGAGCGCGGCGCGTCGGGCTACCTCCTAAAGGAGGACGCGGGCCGCGAGGTCGTCGACTGCGTGCGGGCGGTGCTCTCGGGCCGCCGCTACCGGAGCCGGCGGCTGCCCGAGCCGAAGCGGCCGCTCGTGGCGTGGCTGACGGACGCCGAGCGCGCGGTGCTCCGCCGGGTCGCGGCGCACCAGACCAGCCGGGAGATCGCGGCGAGCCTCGGCGTCAGCCTGCGTACGGTCCAGAACCACCGCGCGAACGCGGCCTCCAAGCTCGGGTTGCGCGGGCCGGGAGCGCTCCTGGAGTTCGCGCTCGCCCACGTCCACGAGCTGTGACTCGGTTCAGGGGCATGGGCCGGGCATCGGGCTGCCGCCCTCGAACATGCACTCCGACGCGAACGAGTCGCCGGGCCACGCGTCGGGGTTGCTGTTGTCGAAGCACCCGAAGGTGCCGTTGCAGTGGAGGACGTCGCCCGCGCCCTCGCCGGGGATGTCGGCGTGCTCGATCGGGTCGATGTCGAGCGTCACGAGCCCGCCCTCCGGCACCTCGACGCCGTCGACGAGGGTGCGCGCCAGCCCGGGGCCCGTCACGGACACCTGCAGCGTGCCGGCGGGGACGTCGAGCACGGACTCGGAGTCGGCGGTCGTGGCCCCGATGCGGCACTCTTCGGAGTCCGGGGCCACCCGGCACGCGTCGGTGGCGACCAGCGTGCTGACGTCGTTCACCGCGTCGCGGGTGGAGATCAGGAGCTGACCCCCGGGGATGCCGCTCACGACGCGGTCGACCGGGTTCGGGATGACCTTGGTGAGGAGCGTCTCGGCCGCCTGCGTCCCGGTCTCGGCCATCGTGCGCTGCTCGTCGGCGTAGGCGTCGAAGTCCTCGGCCTCGAGCGCCGCGTCGCGCCGCGTGCGCGCCTCGTTCATGCGGTCGTTCAGCGCGCGCATCGTGACCGCGAGGGCCGCGGCGCCGAGCACGTAGAGGACCGCGCCGGCCAGCGCCTCGCGGCGGACGCCGGGCGCGTCGCCGTAGTGGGCGTGCTGCAGCAGCGTCTCGGCGTCCTCGAGCGCGTCGAGGGCCTCCTCGAGCTCGGTGAGCCGCAGCGTCTGCGCGTCGAGGGCCGCGTCCACCATCGCGTCCGGGGAGCCGTCCTCGAGCCGCGCCGCCAGGGTCGCGGTCGCCTCGCCGACCCCGTCGAGCGCCACCGCGGAGTCCTCGGCTGCAGCCTCGTAGTCGGCGAGCGCCTGCCGTTCGTCATCGTTCACGGTGACCCCGCCGCCGCAGCTCGCGACGAGGAGCGTGAGCGCCAAGATCGACCACCCGGGGCCAGAGCGCGTCTCGAAACCCCTCCCGTCGTCCGGCCGGCGGGATGGGCCCCATCCGCGGCCGGTCGCTTCATTGGAATGCTCCGGCATTTCCTCGTCGCGCCCGACCACGGCTGGGACCCGTCGCGCTCGGCCATGCTCGGTCCGGGGTTCGAGATGCGCTCTGGACTCGTTCATGCCCCGAGGCTACCGGCGCGTTCTCGGCTCGAAAGAGTACAAGTACTCATTCCGAACCGCCGGAGCTGAACGCTCCGCGTCTGCTGGAGGCTGAGTCGTAGATGAAAGGTGCCATCTCGCCGGTCGTCGCCGGGCTCGATCGCCGCTGGCGTCGTGTAGGAAGGTCGACGGGACCGTGGCGTACTGAGGCGACATGGACGTCGACCGGCAAAGAGTGCTCTCGGAATTCATCGCCGCCGAGATGGCGAAGACCCCGAAGACGCTGCGTATCTTCGCCGTGCTCGGCCTTCTGCTCTGCGGTGGTGGCCTCGCGCTGCTCGCGGCGGTGTTCTTCGACGGCGCCGCGACGCTCGACGACGTCGGCCCTCCGCTGGTGCTCTTCGGCATCTTCACCGCCGTCTCGCTCCTCGGGGCGGTCTGGACCACGGCGCGGCTTCGCTCGCTCCCGGATCACCCACTGGTGGTCGCGCTTCGCTCCCGGCCCGAGGACATCGTCCGCCTGATCCCGACGGTCATCGTCGGCCGTGGAGGACGGACCCCGGCGCTCACGTTCGAGCTGCGCTCGGGCAAGAGCCAGCTGGTGATCATGGGGGAGAGGACGCGGGCCGAGCTCATGGCCTGGCTCTCCCGCGAGGGCGCGCATGTCGGCTGACCTCACCCCGTTCGTGGAGTTGGTACGCAAGGCCAAGCGACGCCTGCTCTTCGGGGCGCTCGTGCCGCTCGTCCTCGCGGCGCTGGCGTTCCTGCTCCCCTCGCCGACGGAGACTGTCGGCTACGTGGTGCTCTACTCCTTGGTCGGGTTCTGCGTCTTGCTGGCGGGCCTGCTGGTGTGGGAGGGCCTGAGGAGCCCCGATTCGCACCCGGCGCTGGTCGCGCTGCGCTCGCCCGGTGAGGTCACCTGGCTCTTCCTCGAGCAGAGCCGCGACGCGCACACGCAGAAGACCGGCAAGCCGACGCTCCGGGTCGGGCTCCGGGACGGATCTCGGCTCCCGCTCGAGCTGATCCCCGGGAGAGAGGCCGAGATGGTCGAGCGCGCCCGCGCCGCGGCCCCTCGAGCGACGTACGGCTGGACG
This Sandaracinaceae bacterium DNA region includes the following protein-coding sequences:
- a CDS encoding 2OG-Fe(II) oxygenase → MDRSPHFFERAPLLAAASAARERWARARPFPHAVIDGLLPPEVVTEAARAFPGADHPDFRRRDYEEQSGRFGQLQRRAFRGVDPRVRHLLNEVNGMVFLQMLERLTGIRGLIPDPFFTGAGLHLTVPGGHLALHADFDRDRARGLARRLSIVLFLVETWDDTWGGHLELWDASLERCEAKIAPAPGRLVVFEHGDDHWHGHPTPLTCPDGVTRQSLAAYYFVADGQPDAEGHSAIWAPVVVR
- a CDS encoding 7TM diverse intracellular signaling domain-containing protein, coding for MNGRRGWVGRAGTRPLHAVGWGLLWIVCVGCEDGARMPDAVFVEEPAGESWASVEARAALDDRGEVVRSSSFGFARGPVWLRVALPPTRVPGVLEVAYPTLDRVDVWVGGDHWRVGDRQPFAERPIAHPTYAFPVAPGERVALVRAQSAGALAVPIRHWTRAAFERHAATMPLGLGFFYGFLLALALYNAFLAVSLRSRAYAYYAIWLGALVLSQAGFAGHTGMWLWPAWPWAINALPTVFLCISAGSGNLFLLAMLDLHRAAPRSAKVIHGLALAFYAAGLGLLVAYDVVVPVVLALGIADIATLAVVLVAAVRRRQRAAYFLAFGALCFLPWYGVFALATQGLIPMGFWVRHGLKVGTCLEALILAFALADRVRILERAKLAAQRALSRGLLVAQDDERRRVACELHDGVGQSLTALSAVLDGEPGERARECVEEVRRVAHELHPDRLDRLGLRAACERVVEETLDRAGLEYEHELSNIDDRVAPPVALHVYRVLQEALTNVVRHAEASWARVTLGREDRWVVLRVEDDGRGLGDGPRGLGLSSMEARARASEGRIVIGAGAAGGTVVALFVPTWEAA
- a CDS encoding NAD(P)H-dependent oxidoreductase; the encoded protein is MQRTRKILRVDASVRVDNSLSRGLGDRFLSAWRRARPHDVLTLRDVGTQPPEAISSAWVTAAFTPESERTPGQRRLLEPSDRMIGELREADVLVICTPMYNYGMPSALKAWVDQIIRIGETFTFDRARGDFPLRPILGGKTLAIFTASGEFGFEPGGVRAGMNHLTPHLETLSGYLGADAVHHVGIEYQEFDDDRHRLSVSRAHASAQALGERLSAQPTDLVAAG
- a CDS encoding LysR family transcriptional regulator, whose translation is MFSRLPSLTALRTFEAAARHGSFKSAAQELSVTAPAVSRQVRALEEHFGVALFERGTRGVALTRSGRELFEAAHEALAGLLDAAEALDAYARVLTVSVTPAFGALWLAPRLVSFREAHPDIDVDIHATTRAVSLTREGRIDLAIRYGACSGEQALLTERIGVYGTPEVVQRAAEGAEVPRLEARFREATPEIPSWDAWLDLAGVPGRGPLISFADEHHVVQAALAARGLALVSEVLVGDAVARGWLVPSHPDVRLEGGAYRLVLPDERSPKVEAFARWIEAEVDRGGKT
- a CDS encoding response regulator transcription factor — translated: MTRILIADDHPIVRDGLRAILEAERDLEVVHELGDGGAVLDHAADVDVAILDISLPGPSGLELLRRWPEGGPPVVVLTMHAEYAATAFERGASGYLLKEDAGREVVDCVRAVLSGRRYRSRRLPEPKRPLVAWLTDAERAVLRRVAAHQTSREIAASLGVSLRTVQNHRANAASKLGLRGPGALLEFALAHVHEL